From the genome of Drosophila melanogaster chromosome 2L, one region includes:
- the CG13243 gene encoding uncharacterized protein, isoform A, with the protein MDAQGDQDMRLDPPLFVTCDMEQFRDPNKKRAANDACEELDKLDAQDEISVSSIISALLRPIEPSDDQYKVCDWGINPKQFMPTKQAIIFKEQLFISKLRNTNCKLNENLKIFFERELEQIGRFCLNVEESFDGYVIFSSSKMKKGKGMTECGHQLKGKYDDKFLLICEKRSEFDRIDNTRVEKTLELRNHADLMLTAIRETKINEEVQRFKARIDIKDRDHVFVLDGGIMLLMRHLVCNNFVGNFEYYTMNLYGRVLRCNLVVSKERKEVRIFYRTYKNVVHIFTQQCFNDELQDVAETFMTPEGRIVLHYWRGYNYLLHAACMPPKRKEPILPKLELMWRQNEQLSRKFRELKALNYENATSYLSSNSQLADFMQDYVLNLLRYKPSNVLEFSIMFFQNMSKG; encoded by the exons atgg ATGCTCAAGGAGACCAGGATATGCGGCTGGATCCGCCGCTCTTTGTGACCTGTGACATGGAGCAGTTTCGCGATCCAAACAAGAAGCGTGCCGCCAACGATGCCTGCGAGGAGCTGGACAAGCTGGATGCCCAGGACGAGATCAGTGTGTCGAGTATCATTTCGGCGCTATTGAGACCGATTGAGCCCTCGGACGATCAGTACAAGGTGTGCGACTGGGGCATCAATCCCAAGCAGTTTATGCCCACCAAACAGGCGATCATTTTCAAGGAACAGTTGTTCATATCGAAGTTGCGGAATACAAATTGCAAGCtaaatgaaaatctaaaaatctTCTTTGAGCGGGAACTTGAGCAGATTGGACGCTTCTGTTTGAATGTGGAGGAATCCTTTGATGGCTATGTGatcttcagcagcagcaaaatgaAGAAGGGCAAGGGTATGACGGAATGTGGTCACCAGTTAAAGGGGAAGTACGATGACAAGTTCCTTCTCATCTGCGAGAAGAGATCGGAGTTCGACCGAATCGACAATACTCGGGTAGAGAAGACGCTGGAGTTGCGAAACCATGCCGATTTGATGCTAACCGCCATTCGCGAAACCAAAATCAATGAGGAAGTGCAGCGCTTCAAGGCTCGCATCGATATCAAGGATCGCGATCATGTGTTCGTCCTGGATGGCGGGATTATGCTGCTGATGCGACACCTAGTGTGCAACAATTTTGTGGGCAACTTCGAGTACTACACAATGAATTTGTATGGCCGGGTCCTTCGCTGCAATCTGGTTGTTTCCAAGGAGCGCAAGGAGGTGCGAATTTTCTATCGCACATACAAGAATGTCGTGCACATCTTCACCCAGCAATGTTTCAACGATGAGCTCCAGGATGTGGCCGAGACCTTCATGACTCCTGAGGGCCGGATTGTTCTGCATTATTGGCGTGGCTATAACTACCTTTTGCATGCCGCCTGCATGCCACCGAAGAGAAAGGAACCTATCCTACCCAAATTGGAACTAATGTGGCGCCAAAACGAACAGCTTTCTCGCAAGTTCCGGGAGCTCAAAGCCCTCAATTACGAGAACGCCACCAGCTATCTGAGCAGCAATTCACAGCTGGCCGATTTTATGCAGGATTATGTGCTCAATCTGTTGCGGTACAAGCCCAGCAATGTCCTAGAGTTCTCCATTATGTTTTTCCAGAATATGTCAAAGGGATAG
- the Tektin-A gene encoding tektin A, isoform B, translated as MNCLEKKSPEANPECKGRTIELNPGSACPAPLICPLPTEPPSHRLKKPPQPALVALTPHPDEAAQQHLVQNIMGSAQEHQKLQADLQAGVDQQQMQLADMRAEQYKQSNKPLRMEEVQFARSMDPEADDLRNPPCYLPQQGDELPHKDQLMPMGPIGPWASGKVDWSPMAGITGTRPVVDRYSITRYSPNEWRTRNHETVQVVNASLGRADKNRFSSTTEFLRLSALVDKSQKETTDKLRIRSQLIGKWKNTLENAIKAMADEISTMEVERIKLRKSMVVLGVPESIAKECIEKRATRPDTELVRDQVEEELVNELALIAEIRRLLMKTLDDFNSQQVENRTARQRLEYDWSDKKESYEIDTINTGLNNCSRTIMFRPGAVRQPPEQASEKYWEHFSMETLDECEKCRLKSVALRNTLNSTLMNAARDIRTQADVVEKALTSRINCTQEAVQRFENDLKNILQGTADVENRIEQMKRRINSFDSSMKVAQTRMDNRSYRPNVENCRDLAQQELIDGVHTIQSSVSALLHELEEAERVKTDLVNSRARLEREIMLKRRSLFIDRERCMLMRSYYPSANTLSGAATS; from the exons ATGAATTGTTTGGAGAAGAAATCGCCGGAGGCAAATCCAGAGTGTAAGGGCAGGACGATTGAGTTAAATCCGGGATCTGCTTGCCCGGCTCCGCTAATCTGTCCCCTGCCGACGGAACCACCCTCCCACCGACTGAAAAAGCCACCGCAGCCCGCCCTGGTAGCCTTGACACCTCATCCCGATGAGGCCGCCCAACAGCACCTGGTCCAAAATATTATGGGTTCTGCCCAAGAGCATCAGAAGCTACAGGCGGATCTCCAAGCGGGAGTTGACCAACAGCAGATGCAATTGGCCGATATGCGAGCTGAACAGTACAAGCAATCGAACAAGCCACTCAGAATGGAGGAAGTGCAGTTTGCG CGTTCCATGGACCCCGAAGCAGATGACTTGCGGAATCCACCGTGCTACTTGCCCCAACAGGGCGATGAGTTGCCTCACAAGGACCAGCTGATGCCCATGGGTCCGATTGGTCCATGGGCATCGGGCAAGGTGGATTGGAGCCCCATGGCCGGCATAACGGGAACGAGACCCGTTGTGGACCGCTACTCGATCACCCGGTACAGCCCAAATGAATGGCGGACCAGGAACCACGAGACTGTACAGGTCGTCAACGCAAGCTTGGGCAGGGCGGATAA AAACCGCTTCAGTTCGACCACCGAATTCCTAAGGCTCTCCGCCCTGGTGGACAAGTCGCAAAAGGAAACCACCGACAAACTTAGGATCCGTTCGCAGTTGATTGGCAAATGGAAGAATACTTTGGAGAACGCCATTAAGGCGATGGCCGATGAGATATCCACTATGGAAGTGGAGCGTATTAAGCTGCGGAAATCCATGGTGGTTTTGGGCGTACCGGAATCCATAGCCAAGGAGTGCATTGAGAAGAGGGCCACACGACCAGATACCGAGTTGGTTCGCGACCAGGTGGAAGAGGAGCTGGTCAACGAGTTGGCCCTTATAGCTGAAATCCGAAGGTTATTGATGAAAACACTGGATGACTTCAATTCGCAGCAGGTTGAGAATCGAACGGCTAGGCAGCGACTCGAATACGATTGGAGTGACAAGAAGGAGTCCTACGAGATTGATACAATAAATACCGGTTTAAATAACTGCTCTAGGACGATCATGTTCCGACCGGGAGCAGTTCGCCAGCCACCGGAACAAGCTTCTGAAAAGTACTGGGAACACTTCAGCATGGAGACCCTGGACGAGTGCGAAAAGTGTCGCCTCAAGTCGGTGGCCCTGCGAAACACTTTGAACTCGACACTAATGAACGCGGCCAGAGATATTCGCACACAGGCCGATGTCGTTGAAAAGGCTCTGACCTCCAGGATCAACTGCACCCAAGAGGCGGTGCAACGGTTCGAGAATGATCTCAAGAATATCCTGCAGGGCACGGCCGATGTGGAGAACCGTATTGAGCAGATGAAACGTCGCATTAACTCCTTCGATTCATCCATGAAGGTTGCCCAAACGCGAATGGACAACCGCAGCTATCGTCCAAATGTGGAGAACTGCCGCGATTTGGCCCAGCAGGAGCTTATCGATGGGGTGCACACCATCCAAAGTAGTGTATCAGCCCTTCTTCATGAACTAGAGGAGGCGGAGCGGGTCAAGACGGATCTGGTCAATTCACGTGCTCGTCTCGAGCGAGAGATTATGCTGAAGAGGCGCAGTCTCTTCATCGATCGGGAGCGTTGCATGCTCATGCGATCTTATTATCCTTCGGCTAATACCCTGAGTGGTGCTGCCACCTCTTAG
- the CG42792 gene encoding uncharacterized protein, isoform A, giving the protein MSPKFALAVLLLSCVLLGLANAQYNRRYQTGPNRQKIGTRMNADGPLPPNFPPPADNAGGSDVPANVDCMPNLLASNTLDTRKPRPKH; this is encoded by the exons ATGTCTCCTAAGTTCGCACTTGCAGTTCTGCTCCTCAGCTGCGTTCTCCTAGGACTGGCCAATGCCCAGTATAACAGGCGCTATCAGACTGGGCCTAACCGACAAAAA ATTGGGACTCGAATGAATGCGGACGGCCCTTTGCCGCCAAATTTCCCCCCTCCGGCTGATAATGCTGGTGGCAGTGATGTCCCGGCCAACGTGGATTGCATGCCCAATCTATTGGCTAGTAACACCCTTGATACCAGGAAACCTAGGCCCAAGCATTAA
- the CG7653 gene encoding uncharacterized protein has translation MFKCLLSERENCYKNVALYGLLLLLCLCQVACSAKTQLYDEPRLPAKVKPFHYDIRLLTHLESSANHSYTGIVKISIHAQKTTNQVVLHVGRVSIESKKITLFGETSNYRLRSVRFNNDRKYMVVTFNQSLLMGKSYVLSVEFGRPMTMDQRDGYFIRHYINWKTSEKIWYSVSHFNRNWIRNTMPSFDEPSLKATFNVTMGHHKRFQSYGNMKVQAVLPNREIQDYVWSVHEVTPTIPTHLLAFSVNNFNCRYSQAASLSPVRFRTCAQSADVRATSFAAQMAPQILEFLDRVLQVALPLEKIDQLVVDDFPTEAMENFGLVVYRSKHLLLREDGPMSKEKLQTLELIAHEMAHMWFDNLLGMDSYSDLWLTEGLAGYFKSLAVDHLQSKMGRRILLRYRESSMMYESQVGGISLVPLSSNASLNAETQLYQKATSLTSMLIGFLGNETFYDGLQRHMWQNSFGSSTPDLFWRSLQLASEREATFDKTWDVKSIMDTWTMQSGYPLVTVIRNGSEVFLKQGHALNRSSSHLWWIPLTYLIEGGSLSKNLKPKAWLSPNSHGIKLNDIVPRNQWILLNLQAVGYYRVNYDELTWQLLATTLFNDFRSINVLNRAQIVSDVLFLWNQDLLAWSTALNVLKYIIDEDEYEPLMAFVVGWTNGFWGISTESSFNIAKWLGIAAKWYAEFISYTFDKFVVQDPNQNLNSLDYPD, from the exons atgtttaaatgtttattgagTGAAAGAGAAAACTGCTATAAAAATGTTGCACTGTACGGATTGTTACTCCTGTTATGTCTGTGTCAAGTTGCATGTTCTGCTAAAACTCAACTATACGATGAGCCCCGATTACCAGCGAAGGTCAAGCCTTTTCACTATGATATTAGATTACTAACTCATCTGGAGAGTTCAGCTAATCACAGCTACACTGGTATCGTTAAAATTTCTATTCATGCACAAAAAACCACCAATCAAGTGGTGCTTCATGTGGGCAGAGTATCAATCGAATCAAAGAAAATCACGCTATTTGGGGAGACGTCCAACTATCGCCTGAGATCTGTTAGGTTCAATAATGATCGGAAATATATGGTAGTTACTTTCAACCAGTCCTTGTTGATGGGCAAGTCCTATGTCCTCAGTGTCGAATTCGGTAGGCCAATGACCATGGATCAAAGAGATGGTTATTTTATACGCCACTATATAAATTGGAAGACCTCGGAGAAAAT TTGGTATTCCGTGTCCCATTTTAATCGAAACTGGATAAGGAACACCATGCCTAGTTTTGATGAGCCCTCCCTGAAGGCCACTTTTAATGTAACCATGGGTCATCATAAGCGCTTTCAGAGCTACGGCAATATGAAGGTCCAAGCAGTGCTGCCCAA CCGTGAAATACAGGACTATGTGTGGTCCGTGCACGAGGTTACGCCCACAATACCCACACATTTGCTGGCCTTTTCCGTAAACAACTTTAACTGCCGGTATAGCCAAGCAGCCAGTTTGAGTCCTGTTAGATTTCGTACCTGCGCCCAGTCGGCTGATGTGCGTGCGACCTCTTTTGCCGCTCAAATGGCTCCTCAGATTCTTGAGTTTCTGGACAGGGTGCTTCAAGTGGCCCTACCGCTGGAGAAGATCGACCAATTGGTGGTAGATGATTTTCCTACAGAAGCCATGGAGAACTTCGGGCTCGTCGTCTACAGGAGCAAACACCTTTTGCTGCGTGAAGATGGGCCAATGAGCAAAGAAAAACTGCAGACACTCGAGCTAATCGCTCACGAAATGGCCCATATGTGGTTTGACAATCTTCTGGGAATGGACTCGTATTCAGATTTATGGTTAACGGAGGGCCTAGCTGGGTACTTTAAAAGCCTCGCCGTGGATCATTTGCAATCGAAAATGGGTCGCCGGATACTGTTGAGGTATCGTGAATCGTCCATGATGTATGAATCACAGGTGGGTGGCATATCCTTGGTGCCTCTTTCATCGAACGCCAGTTTAAATGCAGAGACGCAACTGTATCAGAAGGCCACCTCTCTTACATCTATGTTGATTGGCTTTTTGGGCAATGAGACTTTTTACGATGGACTTCAGCGGCATATGTGGCAAAACTCCTTTGGCAGCAGCACTCCCGATCTTTTCTGGAGATCCCTACAACTAGCCAGTGAAAGGGAGGCCACTTTCGACAAAACCTGGGATGTGAAGAGCATTATGGACACGTGGACTATGCAAAGTGGCTATCCGTTGGTCACGGTCATCCGCAATGGGAGTGAAGTATTTCTGAAACAGGGCCACGCCCTCAACCGCAGCAGCTCCCATCTTTGGTGGATTCCTCTCACCTACCTTATAGAGGGCGGATCCCTTTCTAAAAACCTCAAACCGAAGGCGTGGCTTAGTCCAAATAGTCATGGCATTAAACTAAATGATATAGTTCCCCGCAACCAGTGGATACTTCTTAACCTACAGGCAGTTGGCTACTACAGAGTAAACTATGACGAGCTCACCTGGCAGCTTTTGGCTACCACGCTGTTCAATGATTTCCGTAGCATAAATGTCCTAAACCGTGCCCAGATCGTCAGCGATGTTCTATTCCTATGGAATCAGGACTTACTTGCCTGGTCGACCGCCCTTAATGTATTGAAGTACATCATCGACGAAGACGAGTACGAACCCCTGATGGCTTTCGTTGTGGGCTGGACCAATGGTTTCTGGGGTATCTCTACGGAGAGTTCTTTTAACATTGCG AAATGGCTGGGAATTGCTGCAAAATGGTATGCAGAGTTCATCAGTTACACGTTCGACAAATTCGTGGTTCAGGATCCTAACCAGAATCTGAATAGCCTCGACTACCCTGACTAA
- the CG44475 gene encoding uncharacterized protein, which translates to MSPKFALAILLLSCVLLGLANAQYNRRHQPGPNRPKIGTRMNADGPPAGNAGGSDVPANVDCMPNLLASNTLDTRRPRPKH; encoded by the exons ATGTCTCCTAAATTCGCACTTGCAATTCTGCTCCTTAGCTGCGTTCTCCTAGGACTGGCCAATGCCCAGTACAACAGGCGCCATCAGCCTGGGCCTAACCGACCAAAA ATTGGGACTCGAATGAATGCGGACGGCCCTCCGGCTGGTAATGCTGGAGGCAGTGATGTCCCAGCCAACGTTGATTGCATGCCGAATCTACTGGCTAGTAACACCCTTGATACCAGGAGACCTAGGCCCAAGCATTAA